From Priestia filamentosa, a single genomic window includes:
- a CDS encoding CBO0543 family protein, with protein MNYDEYWRKINTTNEELQSLLTSYWSKYSDWSTWQFWFLFASLTLPLILLCFTVDRKRIFELFFFGYTVHLLGTYINLVLGRDGYFTYKYFLIPQLPISLNITASIIPVGFLLLYQCYSNNIRKFFLSTLLLSALFSFVLDPIEGYLFHLGELKKGMKLYHFFIIDVGLAMIPYVFTRLLIKIRDGRKAG; from the coding sequence ATGAATTATGATGAGTATTGGAGAAAAATAAATACAACCAATGAGGAATTACAATCTTTATTAACTTCCTATTGGAGTAAATATTCCGATTGGAGTACATGGCAGTTTTGGTTTTTATTTGCTTCACTAACATTGCCTCTAATCTTGTTATGCTTTACAGTGGACAGAAAACGGATATTTGAACTATTCTTCTTTGGATATACAGTACATCTCCTTGGTACATACATAAATCTTGTACTTGGGAGAGATGGTTACTTTACTTATAAATATTTTTTGATCCCACAACTACCTATTTCCTTAAATATAACTGCATCTATAATTCCGGTAGGATTTCTGCTTTTATATCAATGTTACAGCAATAATATAAGAAAGTTCTTTTTATCTACGCTATTATTAAGTGCCTTATTTTCCTTTGTTTTAGATCCTATTGAAGGATATCTTTTTCATCTTGGTGAGCTAAAAAAAGGGATGAAACTGTATCATTTTTTTATTATTGATGTAGGATTAGCTATGATTCCTTATGTGTTTACAAGACTCTTAATAAAAATAAGGGATGGAAGAAAAGCGGGATAA
- a CDS encoding ArpU family phage packaging/lysis transcriptional regulator, with the protein MTQLTFTLPKIDREETKKAVEGILEKYRLFLLQVPETKLPKVTATYSLVPPHFGNEFHSSTESAAIEKVDYERQRDAFLQRIQKAVNRLALKERQIIIERYMLPEEQYDYEVYNKLGMSERGYYRVKGKAFYKLAFALNLKIFEEDLLEAK; encoded by the coding sequence ATGACTCAATTAACCTTTACTTTACCTAAAATTGATCGTGAAGAAACAAAAAAAGCGGTGGAAGGCATTTTAGAGAAATATCGTTTATTCTTATTGCAAGTACCAGAGACAAAATTACCGAAAGTAACAGCAACTTACTCACTTGTTCCTCCTCATTTCGGGAATGAGTTTCATTCTTCTACAGAAAGTGCTGCTATTGAAAAAGTAGATTATGAAAGACAAAGAGATGCATTTCTGCAACGAATTCAAAAAGCGGTTAATCGTTTAGCCCTAAAAGAGCGTCAAATCATTATAGAGCGTTATATGTTACCAGAAGAGCAATATGATTATGAAGTGTATAACAAGCTTGGAATGAGTGAACGTGGTTACTACAGGGTGAAAGGAAAAGCATTTTATAAATTAGCTTTTGCTCTTAACCTGAAGATATTTGAAGAAGACCTATTGGAAGCAAAATAA
- the terS gene encoding phage terminase small subunit: MTNWEDIKNEWETTKITLAALAEKHDIKIGTLKSRKSREGWSRDPTKKDATQNKKVASTQDAKPKRKRSGNPNPKNQFTKRNKAAEKHGLFSKFLPEETQEIMDAMLEFSSTDLIWQQIQLQYAAIIRAQQIMFVKDKDDMTKEENFYMRSSSNKTTGKSSSSQETEQHGYLVQFAWDKYANFLVAQSRAMAELRNLIKQFDEQAHIDDERRLKLEAMQVNIDKSKAQLDKLSTKKDDGPIEIVIKRKGEDT; encoded by the coding sequence ATGACAAATTGGGAGGATATTAAAAATGAATGGGAAACCACTAAAATTACTCTTGCTGCATTAGCAGAAAAGCATGATATCAAAATTGGTACATTGAAAAGTCGTAAAAGTCGTGAAGGATGGTCAAGGGATCCAACTAAAAAGGATGCAACCCAAAACAAAAAGGTTGCATCCACTCAAGATGCAAAACCTAAGCGAAAAAGAAGTGGCAATCCTAATCCAAAGAATCAATTTACAAAACGGAACAAAGCAGCAGAGAAGCATGGTCTGTTCTCTAAGTTTCTTCCAGAAGAGACACAAGAAATCATGGACGCTATGCTTGAGTTTTCTTCCACTGATTTGATATGGCAACAGATACAACTTCAATACGCTGCTATTATTCGAGCGCAACAAATTATGTTTGTTAAAGATAAAGATGACATGACTAAAGAAGAGAATTTCTATATGCGTAGTAGTTCAAATAAGACTACAGGAAAATCTTCTTCTTCTCAAGAAACTGAACAACATGGTTATTTAGTTCAATTTGCTTGGGACAAATACGCAAACTTTTTAGTTGCTCAATCTCGAGCTATGGCTGAGCTTCGTAATTTAATTAAGCAATTTGATGAACAGGCTCATATAGATGATGAGCGCCGCTTGAAACTTGAAGCAATGCAAGTAAATATTGATAAATCAAAGGCTCAACTTGATAAACTAAGCACTAAGAAGGATGATGGCCCAATTGAAATTGTCATCAAGAGAAAAGGTGAGGACACATGA
- a CDS encoding PBSX family phage terminase large subunit, with protein MTTLEKEVSPHFDDFLFDWSTKFQFLVGGYGSGKSYHIALKIILKLLSEKRTALVVREVYDTHRDSTYSLLEELVIDLGLEGRVKCMTSPMQIRFPNGSKIIFKGMDKPAKLKSINNISLVWLEECSEIKYAGFKELLGRLRHPTLKLHMILSTNPVGEDNWSFKHFFKDEMNNRLVLDDAELYKKRTVIVNDTYYHHSTADDNFFLPESYVAQLDELKDYDPDLYRIARKGHFGVNGEKVLPQFEVQPHDEVMDTIRRTINPLKRVGMDFGFEDSYNAVVRLAIDQEKKILYIYWEYYKNKMTDDKTAEDLKEFRETRELIRADSAEPKTIEFFKQNGFNIRGAKKFQGSRLQYTKKVKRFKKIVCSDRCTNTIYELKPLTYKKNKRDEIIPDEFNIDPHTFSAIWYALDDYEVSDAKSLINRYKHLTGRG; from the coding sequence ATGACGACTCTCGAAAAAGAAGTAAGTCCACACTTTGATGATTTCCTTTTTGATTGGTCTACAAAGTTCCAATTCCTTGTTGGTGGCTACGGTTCGGGCAAGAGTTATCATATTGCATTGAAGATTATTTTAAAGCTTCTGAGCGAAAAGAGAACGGCTCTTGTGGTACGTGAGGTATACGATACTCACAGAGATTCTACTTATTCTCTACTGGAAGAGTTGGTCATTGATTTAGGATTAGAAGGTCGCGTAAAGTGTATGACTTCTCCTATGCAAATCCGCTTTCCAAATGGGAGCAAGATTATATTCAAGGGAATGGATAAGCCTGCTAAATTAAAGTCTATCAATAACATTTCTTTAGTTTGGTTGGAAGAGTGCTCAGAAATTAAATATGCAGGTTTTAAAGAGCTTTTAGGGCGCTTAAGACATCCAACATTAAAGCTTCATATGATTCTCTCTACAAACCCTGTAGGAGAAGATAACTGGTCATTTAAACATTTCTTTAAAGATGAAATGAATAACCGTTTGGTTTTAGATGATGCAGAATTGTATAAGAAACGCACTGTTATAGTCAATGACACGTACTATCACCATTCTACCGCTGACGATAATTTCTTTCTTCCTGAAAGTTATGTTGCTCAGTTAGATGAATTAAAAGATTATGATCCAGACCTTTATCGCATTGCAAGGAAAGGCCATTTTGGCGTGAATGGAGAAAAAGTTTTACCACAATTTGAAGTACAACCTCATGATGAAGTAATGGATACAATCAGACGAACTATTAATCCATTGAAACGTGTAGGGATGGACTTTGGATTTGAGGATTCTTATAACGCGGTTGTTCGTCTTGCAATAGATCAAGAGAAAAAGATTCTCTATATTTATTGGGAGTATTATAAAAACAAAATGACGGATGACAAAACAGCTGAGGATTTGAAAGAATTCAGGGAAACAAGAGAATTAATCCGTGCTGATTCTGCTGAACCAAAAACGATTGAGTTCTTTAAACAGAATGGTTTCAACATACGAGGGGCTAAGAAGTTTCAGGGCTCCAGATTACAATATACGAAAAAGGTTAAGCGGTTTAAGAAAATAGTTTGTTCCGACCGCTGTACTAATACTATCTATGAGCTCAAACCACTAACGTATAAAAAGAATAAGCGGGATGAGATCATTCCAGATGAATTTAACATTGACCCTCATACGTTCAGTGCTATTTGGTATGCGCTTGATGATTACGAGGTGTCTGATGCTAAGAGCTTGATTAATAGATACAAGCATTTAACAGGCAGGGGGTGA
- a CDS encoding XtrA/YqaO family protein: MKLQEIGIDPSTMRLEVDIMEQKGNFAIIFSDGKAKLTALPQHGETKIITHQGKVKRVKFDEGEEF; the protein is encoded by the coding sequence ATGAAATTACAAGAAATCGGGATAGATCCTAGTACAATGAGGCTAGAAGTTGATATAATGGAGCAAAAAGGAAACTTTGCCATTATTTTTAGCGATGGTAAAGCAAAGCTTACAGCATTGCCCCAACATGGTGAGACCAAAATCATCACTCATCAAGGTAAGGTGAAGCGCGTTAAGTTTGATGAGGGGGAAGAGTTTTGA
- a CDS encoding DnaD domain protein gives MNNLTSGYVIKPRLSFSNRFDKALYGLFVDEANFATTDYCERGQQRYVVKDLAKEMKVTANIITNSIKRLESQDLIQKETLKQNRGILITVKNYDEYQKLTTYQKPKESQTEAPQLPVKSEENTHDFYQQQIGILAPMIAENINQWIDDFDGNQEVIIAAMKVAVEHNARNWKYIEAILKDWHGKNARTMDDIRALELEKRRKKRNGQSKGKVQHYGRSAQRSTQESERKQSDFHKPVEHNIDDSINELL, from the coding sequence ATGAACAATTTAACATCGGGGTACGTCATCAAGCCCCGGTTATCCTTTTCAAATCGATTTGATAAAGCTTTGTACGGGTTGTTTGTAGATGAAGCGAACTTTGCTACTACAGATTATTGCGAACGGGGCCAGCAACGATATGTGGTGAAGGATCTAGCCAAAGAAATGAAAGTAACAGCTAATATTATCACAAATTCTATTAAACGTTTGGAGAGTCAGGACCTTATTCAGAAGGAAACGCTCAAACAAAACAGAGGCATTCTTATTACAGTCAAAAATTATGACGAATACCAAAAGCTTACAACATATCAAAAGCCTAAAGAGAGCCAAACAGAAGCGCCACAGCTCCCAGTTAAGAGTGAAGAAAATACTCATGATTTTTACCAGCAACAGATAGGGATTTTAGCCCCCATGATTGCTGAAAATATTAATCAATGGATAGATGACTTTGACGGAAATCAGGAAGTTATCATTGCTGCTATGAAAGTAGCTGTGGAGCATAACGCAAGGAATTGGAAATACATCGAAGCTATCTTAAAGGATTGGCACGGAAAAAATGCTCGAACAATGGACGATATTCGAGCTCTGGAATTAGAGAAAAGGAGGAAGAAACGAAATGGCCAAAGCAAGGGGAAAGTTCAACACTATGGAAGAAGTGCTCAACGATCTACGCAGGAAAGCGAACGAAAACAAAGTGACTTCCACAAACCAGTCGAGCACAACATCGACGACAGCATCAATGAACTCTTATAA
- a CDS encoding minor capsid protein — MARRVPPTRYPDAVAVAYYRSINQLITELGKATLSMFDEHIRKQIKLYEADSFRQDAPLDVIRTAIDMIKGLSLNIFNSNKVQSIAQGFMNSLNLFNANNMQAQGKIKGIDPTQYEPWLESFMRTSVAENTSYITTIRDEYFPRIESIIYQGIKNGSGAKKIRDQLVERVGMTRKRAMFIAVDQTGSIMGQMTAKRHQQMGVSKFKWVTSQDERVRKTHSELSNKVFSYSDPPVVGLPGTDYRCRCVAVPVFDD, encoded by the coding sequence ATGGCTAGGAGAGTACCGCCAACACGCTACCCGGATGCCGTTGCTGTTGCTTATTATCGGAGCATAAACCAATTGATTACTGAGCTAGGGAAAGCCACTCTAAGCATGTTTGATGAGCATATACGCAAGCAGATTAAGCTTTATGAAGCGGATAGTTTCAGACAAGATGCTCCACTTGATGTAATTCGAACCGCTATTGATATGATAAAGGGATTGTCTCTTAACATTTTTAACTCGAATAAGGTTCAGAGTATTGCTCAAGGCTTTATGAATTCTCTTAACCTGTTTAATGCAAACAACATGCAGGCTCAAGGCAAAATAAAGGGGATTGACCCTACGCAATATGAGCCATGGCTAGAGAGCTTTATGAGAACGTCTGTAGCAGAGAATACAAGCTATATTACAACGATTCGGGATGAATACTTTCCTAGAATTGAAAGCATTATTTATCAAGGCATTAAGAATGGTAGCGGTGCAAAGAAAATACGGGACCAATTGGTTGAACGTGTAGGCATGACTCGTAAACGGGCCATGTTTATTGCTGTTGACCAAACAGGTTCTATTATGGGACAGATGACCGCTAAACGGCACCAGCAAATGGGTGTGAGTAAGTTCAAGTGGGTAACTTCCCAAGATGAACGAGTGAGGAAAACGCATAGTGAGCTTAGCAATAAAGTCTTTTCTTACTCAGATCCACCTGTAGTTGGTTTGCCTGGCACCGATTATCGTTGTCGTTGTGTTGCTGTTCCGGTATTTGATGATTAA
- a CDS encoding ATP-binding protein yields MEEVLNDLRRKANENKVTSTNQSSTTSTTASMNSYKCEVCKDKGLVFINNDTAKICSCREQRKIDRLFKTSHITEEFTKLGFKNFSLEGKHSSVVHAQRTSLAYVKRYGELKESRENSIALLGNPGAGKTHLLTAISNNLLQKKVPVLYFPFREGFDAFKDDFDSMEGKIEQMKQVEVLFIDDLFKRSATEFEVKTMYSVINYRYLNHKPLLISSECLIDDLLDIDEALGSRIYQMCKSYLVEIVGSRRELNHRLS; encoded by the coding sequence ATGGAAGAAGTGCTCAACGATCTACGCAGGAAAGCGAACGAAAACAAAGTGACTTCCACAAACCAGTCGAGCACAACATCGACGACAGCATCAATGAACTCTTATAAATGTGAAGTTTGTAAAGATAAAGGGCTAGTGTTCATTAATAACGATACTGCTAAGATATGCAGCTGCAGAGAGCAAAGAAAGATTGATCGGTTATTTAAAACTTCTCATATTACAGAAGAGTTTACGAAGTTAGGGTTTAAGAATTTCAGCTTAGAAGGTAAGCACTCTTCAGTAGTACATGCTCAGAGAACGTCGTTAGCTTATGTAAAGCGTTATGGTGAACTAAAGGAGTCACGGGAGAACAGCATTGCTCTACTAGGGAATCCAGGAGCAGGGAAGACACACTTACTCACAGCCATATCGAACAATTTGCTACAGAAGAAGGTACCCGTTCTATACTTTCCATTCCGTGAAGGCTTTGATGCTTTCAAAGATGATTTTGACTCTATGGAAGGCAAAATTGAGCAAATGAAACAAGTAGAGGTTCTTTTTATCGATGACCTGTTTAAAAGAAGTGCTACGGAGTTTGAAGTAAAGACCATGTATTCAGTCATCAACTATCGTTATCTCAATCATAAACCACTCTTAATCTCATCTGAATGTCTTATCGATGACTTACTAGACATTGATGAAGCGTTAGGATCTCGAATTTATCAAATGTGTAAATCGTATCTAGTTGAAATTGTAGGGAGTCGTCGCGAATTAAATCATCGCTTATCGTAA
- a CDS encoding dUTP diphosphatase: protein MNLERLFKIQKVLDEKILDKHPELKGQNNLEWKLLALQVELGECANEHRGFKKWSNDQEPRVKEKCPICKGKGFIDFFDAFESQYETESCNDCEETGFVKDKNSLLEEYVDCLHFILSIGLELSIAGNVVRNERFNKNRNVIQQFTSVFVSISDLLGNIWLDRPAGIVDQYHDMFTQFILLGEKLGFTWKRIEQAYLDKNKVNHERQDTGY, encoded by the coding sequence ATGAACCTGGAGAGATTGTTTAAAATTCAAAAGGTATTAGATGAAAAAATCCTAGATAAGCACCCAGAATTAAAAGGTCAAAATAATTTAGAATGGAAGTTGCTTGCTTTACAAGTTGAACTAGGTGAATGCGCCAATGAGCATAGAGGCTTTAAGAAATGGAGTAATGATCAGGAACCGAGAGTTAAAGAGAAATGTCCAATATGCAAAGGGAAAGGATTTATTGACTTCTTTGACGCATTTGAATCTCAGTATGAGACAGAGTCTTGCAATGATTGCGAAGAAACTGGTTTTGTAAAAGATAAAAATTCACTTCTTGAAGAGTACGTTGACTGCTTACATTTTATCTTGTCAATTGGATTGGAGCTATCTATAGCAGGGAATGTTGTACGAAATGAACGTTTTAATAAAAATAGAAATGTAATTCAACAATTCACCAGCGTGTTTGTATCCATTTCCGATTTACTAGGCAACATTTGGTTAGATAGACCAGCGGGTATTGTAGATCAGTATCATGATATGTTTACCCAATTTATCCTTTTAGGAGAAAAGCTTGGCTTCACATGGAAACGAATTGAACAAGCCTATTTAGATAAGAATAAAGTAAATCATGAAAGACAAGATACTGGATATTAA
- a CDS encoding Fur-regulated basic protein FbpA produces the protein MKSVEERKDHLINRLIYKFGYTKCLDGCQLYELTLTELEHIHIRKMSEQGQQMNVTYK, from the coding sequence ATGAAAAGCGTGGAAGAACGAAAGGACCATTTAATCAATCGTCTTATTTATAAATTCGGCTACACAAAATGCTTAGATGGGTGCCAATTATACGAGTTAACACTAACGGAGCTTGAACACATTCACATTCGTAAAATGTCTGAGCAAGGCCAGCAGATGAATGTGACGTACAAGTGA
- a CDS encoding DUF1073 domain-containing protein, with amino-acid sequence MKTIDQAKQFRNDFMLGHGKGNEKDALVRQQPAVRRKLTDVDLSNLYANNSIVQNIIDIPAEDMTSSWFTLRMKDDQLQRNIMSKLADLKAKSAFKQMRSYERLRGDGFISLGVTQSTNFTLSQAIQEDKLKKLDYIHAFSGMKVKDFLLNEDMFSPKYGQVESFEINRQSKFGEQVMGVQQNHVHSSRVLHDQTRKLEDEYRGQSILEPLYDIITVLDTSLWSVGQILYDYAFKIYKSDAVDGMSTEQKNELTMLLDYMFRTEALAIIGGNEELRKESTNTSGMKDLLDYVWDMLAGSVRMPKTVIKGQEAGTITGAQYDVMNYYKRIAAAQENEMKPHLEKLIRMLLWCEDELGGRIDPDTVEWEIKFNPLWSVDSKTDAEIRKLTAETDSIYLVNGVVTADELRETRFGQFGLTNETKFSGDEADLKRIADEIYKAHEEHRKNG; translated from the coding sequence ATGAAAACAATAGATCAAGCCAAACAGTTTCGTAATGACTTCATGTTAGGACACGGGAAAGGAAATGAAAAGGATGCTCTTGTTCGTCAGCAACCAGCAGTGAGAAGAAAGTTAACGGATGTAGATTTGTCTAACCTTTATGCTAACAATAGCATTGTTCAAAATATTATTGATATACCAGCGGAAGATATGACAAGTAGCTGGTTTACATTGAGGATGAAGGATGACCAGTTGCAACGAAATATCATGAGTAAGCTTGCAGACCTAAAAGCGAAGTCTGCCTTTAAACAGATGCGTTCATACGAGCGGTTACGTGGTGATGGCTTTATTTCTCTAGGTGTTACTCAATCTACTAATTTCACTTTATCGCAAGCCATTCAAGAAGATAAGTTAAAGAAGTTAGATTATATTCATGCTTTTAGCGGAATGAAAGTAAAAGATTTTCTCTTGAATGAGGATATGTTTAGTCCAAAATACGGACAAGTTGAATCCTTTGAAATCAATCGACAATCTAAATTCGGTGAGCAGGTAATGGGTGTACAACAAAATCACGTTCATTCTTCTCGTGTTCTCCATGATCAAACGAGAAAGTTGGAGGATGAGTATAGAGGACAATCCATTCTTGAACCGCTCTATGACATTATCACAGTGCTTGATACTTCTCTTTGGTCTGTTGGTCAAATCCTTTACGATTATGCCTTCAAAATCTATAAATCAGATGCAGTCGATGGGATGAGTACAGAACAAAAGAATGAGCTTACTATGCTCTTAGATTATATGTTCCGAACAGAAGCCCTAGCTATTATTGGAGGCAATGAAGAGCTTCGAAAAGAATCAACAAATACGTCAGGTATGAAAGACTTGCTGGATTATGTATGGGACATGCTAGCAGGTTCTGTTCGTATGCCTAAAACTGTAATCAAAGGGCAAGAAGCAGGAACCATTACAGGTGCTCAATATGATGTGATGAACTATTACAAACGTATTGCGGCTGCACAAGAGAATGAAATGAAGCCTCATCTCGAAAAGCTTATTCGCATGCTTTTATGGTGTGAAGACGAGCTTGGTGGTCGTATAGATCCTGATACAGTAGAGTGGGAGATTAAGTTCAACCCCCTTTGGTCTGTTGATTCTAAAACAGATGCTGAAATTCGTAAGTTAACAGCTGAAACAGATTCTATTTATTTAGTAAATGGAGTTGTCACAGCAGATGAATTGAGAGAAACCCGCTTTGGACAATTTGGTTTAACGAATGAGACGAAGTTCAGCGGTGATGAAGCGGACTTAAAACGTATAGCTGATGAAATCTATAAAGCTCATGAGGAGCATAGGAAGAATGGCTAG